A DNA window from Arachis duranensis cultivar V14167 chromosome 3, aradu.V14167.gnm2.J7QH, whole genome shotgun sequence contains the following coding sequences:
- the LOC127745785 gene encoding uncharacterized protein LOC127745785, translated as MTLIMLSIIGMLWIYKEFKGNHISLFIGPLLNGVQVTAQNPEKGGTFVTNRERICHIKIREIRQKYDMVTYLLEYIDYPDQICCSHPTHQCFGICIFANYNLSLYVRWLLPPWVICIGSIRGSYCKIKF; from the exons ATGACTCTTATTATGTTGAGTATAATTGGGATGCTTTGGATATATAAGGAGTTTAAAGGAAACCATATATCACTCTTTATAGGTCCTCTCCTGAATGGAGTGCAAGTGACAGCACAAAATCCTGAGAAAGGTGGAACATTTGTGACTAATAGAGAGCGAATATGTCATATAAAG ATAAGAGAGATTCGTCAGAAATATGATATGGTGACCTACCTGTTGGAGTATATTGACTATCCTGACCAAA TTTGTTGCAGCCACCCAACCCATCAATGCTTTGGCATTTGTATTTTTGCAAACTATAATCTCTCTCTTTACGTGAG ATGGTTATTACCACCCTGGGTGATCTGCATAGGCTCTATCCGGGGATCATATTGCAAAATAAAGTTTTGA